The following proteins are encoded in a genomic region of Dialister hominis:
- a CDS encoding SLC13 family permease, whose amino-acid sequence MDPAIITLCVLAVAAFLFVTELIPLAVTAMAACTVLGILGVLPAKQVYAGLSNSTVVLFGGMFVIGAAMFRTGLAEAIGVAVVKKAGTGEVRLMAAVMLVTIAMSSVSSNTGTVACLMPVVIGICQAAKVPASKELMPLAIAANVGGTITMIGTPPNVIVTGALATAGLPTFGFFEFAYIGIPLSVIILVWMLTIGRRMLPAHNAGEMDEEAVQAAKEEAGASDDKAPKSKTKMWISGLIMLGVVVCMALELPTVPLQTAAVTGAILCVITGCLKEKEAYAGIDWVTIFLFAGMLSVATAMEKTGAGKLIADTVVGMMGANPSPYLLTAVLFLISNVLTQFMSNTASAALLAPIGISIAQTIGCDPKPVLMALGIAASMAFATPMATPPNTLVLGPGNFTFNDYVKVGVPLCLISWVACVIIIPIFWPFH is encoded by the coding sequence ATGGATCCAGCCATTATCACACTGTGTGTCCTGGCGGTTGCAGCATTCTTGTTCGTTACCGAACTGATTCCGCTGGCAGTCACAGCTATGGCAGCTTGTACCGTTCTCGGTATTCTGGGCGTTCTTCCTGCTAAACAGGTATATGCAGGTCTGTCCAACTCCACCGTCGTTCTGTTCGGCGGTATGTTCGTCATCGGTGCTGCTATGTTCAGAACCGGCCTTGCAGAAGCAATCGGCGTTGCCGTTGTTAAAAAAGCAGGTACTGGCGAAGTTCGTCTGATGGCAGCAGTTATGCTCGTTACCATCGCTATGTCCTCTGTATCTTCCAACACCGGTACAGTTGCATGCTTGATGCCAGTAGTCATCGGTATCTGCCAGGCAGCTAAAGTTCCGGCTTCCAAGGAATTGATGCCACTGGCTATCGCTGCTAACGTCGGCGGCACCATCACCATGATCGGTACTCCGCCAAACGTTATCGTTACCGGCGCTCTGGCTACAGCAGGACTCCCGACTTTCGGATTCTTCGAATTCGCTTACATCGGTATTCCGCTGTCCGTCATCATCCTCGTATGGATGCTGACCATCGGCCGTCGTATGCTCCCGGCTCACAATGCTGGCGAAATGGACGAAGAAGCAGTTCAGGCTGCTAAGGAAGAAGCAGGTGCTTCTGACGATAAGGCTCCAAAGAGCAAGACAAAGATGTGGATTTCTGGTCTGATCATGCTGGGCGTTGTAGTCTGCATGGCTCTTGAACTCCCGACCGTTCCGCTGCAGACCGCAGCAGTAACCGGCGCAATCCTCTGCGTCATCACCGGCTGCCTCAAAGAAAAAGAAGCATATGCTGGTATCGACTGGGTAACAATCTTCCTGTTCGCTGGTATGCTTTCCGTTGCAACCGCTATGGAAAAGACCGGCGCAGGCAAACTGATTGCTGACACCGTCGTAGGTATGATGGGTGCAAACCCAAGCCCGTACCTCCTGACCGCTGTTCTGTTCCTGATTTCCAACGTTCTGACACAGTTCATGTCCAACACCGCATCCGCAGCACTTCTTGCTCCGATCGGTATCTCCATCGCTCAGACAATCGGATGTGATCCGAAACCTGTACTGATGGCACTTGGTATCGCAGCTTCCATGGCATTCGCTACACCAATGGCTACTCCGCCAAACACACTCGTCCTCGGACCTGGTAACTTTACATTCAACGATTATGTAAAAGTTGGTGTTCCGCTCTGCCTGATTTCCTGGGTTGCCTGCGTTATCATCATCCCGATTTTCTGGCCATTCCATTAA
- a CDS encoding OadG family protein, which produces METPGPLSICIVNMVIVFAVLIVLAFIIQLIHVVDPTKNSVAKKK; this is translated from the coding sequence ATGGAAACTCCAGGCCCACTTTCGATTTGTATCGTCAACATGGTTATTGTATTTGCTGTACTGATCGTTCTTGCATTCATCATTCAGCTGATTCACGTTGTGGATCCAACCAAGAACAGCGTAGCAAAGAAGAAATAA
- a CDS encoding sodium ion-translocating decarboxylase subunit beta, with amino-acid sequence MDGFIRALVSVWTDSGFAALTWENIVMILVGLVLLYLAIAKDYEPLLLLPIAFGCIMANFPNTGFETDMGVMMAIGFGIKYEIFPPLIFMGVGAMTDFGPLIANPKTMLLGAAAQIGVFVALAGAMALGFNVQEAASIGIIGGADGPTAIYLTTKLAPHLLGAIAVAAYSYMSLVPLIQPPIMKLCTTKAQRSIKMVNLRPVTHFERVVFPIVVAIVVSLLLPPVAALMGCLCLGNLFEVSGVTARLSDTAQNALCNIVTIFLATGTGLTMTGDKFLRLQTIEIIVLGLIAFAAGTAGGVLFGQIMRIASGNKVNPLIGSAGVSAVPMAARVSQVVGLKDNPSNYLLMQAMGPNVAGVIGTAVAAGTMLAQFGG; translated from the coding sequence ATGGATGGCTTTATAAGAGCACTTGTTTCCGTATGGACAGACTCCGGTTTCGCTGCTCTGACATGGGAAAACATCGTTATGATTCTGGTAGGACTTGTCCTGCTGTACCTGGCAATTGCAAAAGACTATGAACCTCTTCTGCTTCTGCCAATCGCATTTGGTTGTATTATGGCCAACTTCCCGAATACCGGTTTCGAAACCGATATGGGCGTTATGATGGCAATTGGTTTTGGTATTAAGTATGAAATTTTCCCGCCGCTGATTTTCATGGGCGTAGGCGCAATGACAGACTTTGGTCCGCTTATCGCTAACCCGAAGACCATGCTCCTGGGCGCAGCTGCTCAGATCGGCGTATTCGTAGCACTGGCTGGCGCTATGGCTCTTGGCTTCAATGTTCAGGAAGCAGCTTCCATCGGTATCATCGGTGGTGCTGACGGCCCGACCGCTATTTACCTGACAACTAAACTGGCTCCACATCTGCTGGGCGCTATCGCAGTTGCCGCTTACTCTTACATGTCCCTGGTTCCGCTGATTCAGCCGCCAATCATGAAGCTCTGCACCACAAAAGCGCAGCGCTCCATTAAGATGGTCAACCTTCGTCCTGTAACCCACTTCGAAAGGGTTGTATTCCCGATCGTCGTAGCAATTGTCGTTTCTCTGCTTCTGCCGCCAGTAGCAGCCCTGATGGGATGCCTCTGCCTTGGCAACCTGTTTGAAGTTTCCGGTGTTACCGCTCGTCTGTCCGATACCGCTCAGAACGCACTGTGCAACATCGTTACCATTTTCCTTGCAACCGGCACAGGCCTGACCATGACCGGCGACAAGTTCCTTCGTCTCCAGACCATCGAAATCATCGTTCTCGGCCTGATCGCATTCGCAGCTGGCACCGCTGGCGGCGTCCTCTTCGGTCAGATCATGAGAATCGCATCTGGCAACAAGGTAAACCCGCTGATCGGTTCCGCAGGCGTATCTGCAGTTCCGATGGCAGCTCGTGTATCTCAGGTTGTAGGTCTGAAAGACAACCCGTCCAACTACCTGCTGATGCAGGCAATGGGCCCGAACGTAGCAGGCGTTATCGGTACTGCAGTTGCTGCAGGCACCATGCTGGCTCAGTTCGGAGGCTGA